In a genomic window of Colius striatus isolate bColStr4 chromosome 2, bColStr4.1.hap1, whole genome shotgun sequence:
- the EXOC8 gene encoding exocyst complex component 8, with amino-acid sequence MALGEGGGSRLRRQLESGGFAAGEYVKQLSQQSDGDRDLQEHRQRIQALSEETAQSLKRNVYQNYRQFIETAREISYLESEMYQLSHILTEQKGIMEAVTQALLLQADRDDPALGARRAAAAADPFLPLSAKEAAASEEGRQRTLTTLLEKVEGCRDLLPESPGKYLVYNGDLVEYDADHMAQIQRVHAFLMNDCLLVATALPNRRGAYRYDALYPLDGLAVVNVKDNPPMKDMFKLLMFPESRIFQAENAKIKKEWLEVLEETKRNRALSEKRRLEQEALPRPAPTPPESTNPFEEDEEEGEGEPSAEEEVVDLSLEWIQELPEDLDVCIAQRDFEGAVDLLDKLSEYLGDKPVNQPVKELRAKVDERVRQLTDVLVFELSPDRSLRGGPRATRRAVSQLIRLGQSTKACELFLKNRAAAVQTAIRQLRIEGATLLYIHKLCHVFFTSLLETAREFETDFAGNNGCYSAFVVWARSSMRMFVDAFSKQVFDSKESLSTAAECVKVAKEHCKQLSEIGLDLTFIIHALLVKDIKGALQSYKDIIIEATKHRNSEEMWRRMNLMTPEALGKLREEMRSCGVGNFDQYTGDDCWVNLSYTVVAFTKQTMAFLEEALKLYFPELHMVLLESLVEIILVAVQHVDYSLRCEQDPEKKAFIRQNASFLYETVLPVVEKRFEEGVGKPAKQLQDLRNASRLMRVNPESTTSVV; translated from the exons ATGGCGCTGGGCGAAGGCGGCGGGAGCCGGCTGCGGCGGCAGCTGGAGTCGGGGGGCTTCGCGGCGGGGGAGTACGTGAAGCAGCTGTCGCAGCAGTCGGACGGGGACCGGGACCTGCAGGAACACCGGCAGCGCATCCAGGCGCTGAGCGAGGAGACGGCGCAGAGCCTGAAGCGCAACGTTTACCAGAACTACCGGCAGTTCATCGAGACGGCGCGGGAGATCAGCTACCTGGAGAGCGAGATGTACCAGCTCAGCCACATCCTCACCGAGCAGAAGGGCATCATGGAGGCCGTCACCCAGGCCCTGCTCCTCCAGGCCGACCGCGACGACCCCGCCCTGGGCGCCcgccgcgctgccgccgccgccgacCCCTTCCTGCCGCTGTCGGCCAAGGAGGCGGCAGCTAGCGAGGAGGGGCGGCAGCGGACCCTCACCACGCTCCTGGAGAAGGTGGAGGGCTGCCGCGACCTCCTGCCCGAGAGCCCTGGCAAGTACCTGGTGTACAACGGCGACCTGGTGGAGTACGATGCCGACCACATGGCGCAGATCCAGCGGGTGCACGCCTTCCTCATGAACGACTGCCTGCTGGTGGCCACGGCCCTGCCCAACCGCCGCGGTGCCTACCGCTATGACGCTCTCTACCCCCTCGATGGGCTGGCGGTGGTCAACGTCAAGGACAATCCGCCCATGAAAGACATGTTCAAGCTGCTCATGTTCCCCGAGAGCCGCATCTTCCAGGCCGAGAACGCCAAGATCAAGAAGGAGtggctggaggtgctggaggagacCAAGCGCAACCGGGCCCTCAGTGAGAAGCGGCGCCTGGAGCAGGAGGCCCTGCCCCGGCCTGCCCCGACACCCCCTGAATCTACCAACCCCTTtgaggaagatgaggaggagggggagggagagcCCTCTGCTGAGGAGGAGGTGGTGGACCTCTCCCTCGAGTGGATCCAGGAGCTGCCCGAGGACCTGGACGTCTGCATTGCTCAGCGGGACTTTGAGGGGGCAGTGGACCTCTTGGATAAACTCAGTGAGTACCTGGGGGACAAGCCTGTGAACCAGCCCGTGAAGGAACTGCGGGCCAAGGTAGACGAGCGGGTCCGCCAGCTCACAGATGTGCTGGTGTTTGAGTTATCCCCAGACCGCTCGCTGCGGGGAGGGCCGCGGGCCACCCGCCGGGCCGTGTCCCAGCTCATTCGCTTGGGCCAGTCCACCAAGGCATGTGAGCTCTTCCTGAAGAACAGGGCGGCTGCAGTGCAGACGGCCATCCGTCAGCTGCGCATCGAAGGGGCCACGCTGCTCTACATCCACAAGCTCTGCCACGTCTTCTTCACCAGCCTCCTGGAGACAGCCAGAGAGTTTGAGACGGACTTCGCCGGCAACAACGGCTGCTACTCGGCCTTCGTTGTCTGGGCCCGCTCCTCCATGAGGATGTTTGTGGATGCCTTCAGTAAGCAAGTGTTTGATAGCAAAGAGAGCTTGTCAACTGCGGCAGAGTGTGTTAAG GTAGCTAAAGAGCACTGCAAGCAGCTTAGCGAGATTGGACTGGATCTCACCTTCATCATTCACGCCCTCCTGGTGAAGGATATCAAAGGTGCTTTGCAGAGCTACAAGGATATCATCATCGAGGCCACCAAGCACCGCAACTCTGAGGAGATGTGGAGAAGGATGAACCTCATGACTCCAGAGGCCCTGGGGAAACTCAGGGAGGAGATGAGGAGCTGTGGGGTGGGCAATTTTGACCAGTACACGGGTGATGACTGCTGGGTCAACCTTAGCTATACTGTAGTAGCTTTCACTAAGCAGACTATGGCCTTCTTGGAAGAAGCATTAAAGCTTTACTTTCCTGAGCTGCATATGGTTCTTCTGGAGAGTCTTGTGGAAATCATCCTGGTGGCTGTCCAGCATGTTGATTACAGTTTACGATGTGAACAGGACCCTGAGAAGAAGGCATTCATTAGGCAGAATGCATCCTTCCTGTACGAAACTGTCCTTCCTGTTGTGGAAAAAAGATTTGAGGAAGGAGTTGGAAAGCCAGCCAAGCAGCTACAGGATCTGAGAAATGCTTCTAGATTGATGCGTGTAAATCCAGAAAGTACCACCTCTGTGGTGTGA